From Acidianus brierleyi:
AGGCACTTAAAGGGGAAAAATGAATGTATTCTTTAAATAAAGATAATCCTGATTTTTTTAATCAAACTAAACTTCAATCAGAATTTATAAGACAAGCTTCAGTCTGTCACGGTTGCAGAAGATGTTTTAATTACTGTCCCGTTTTTCCCAAATTATTTAAGTTCACAGATCAAAAAGGCCCTAAGGCCCTAACTCTAGATGATCTCTTTGATATATCACCGGATTGTTTTCATTGTAATATGTGTTATGTTAATTGTCCTTTTACACCACCGAACGATCTTAATATGGACTTTGCTCATTTAATGAGCTGGGGCTGGTTATTTTACAGAAGTAAGACAGGAATACCTTTAAAAGACAGAATATTTGAGATGTTAGATTTTGCAGGTTTTGTAAGGCCCTTATCAAGAAATATGGTAAAAGGATTAATTAGTGAGGGAGCGCCAGAACTTAGAGTTGCCGAGAAAGGATTTCTTTCTAATTTTAAAAGGAAAGATATTCAGAATCCTAAAGCCAGAGTTGTCCTTTTCCATACTTGTTTAGTGGAAAATTTCTATCCAGAAATTGGAGAAGACCTAGTAGAAGTATATAATAAATTAGGAATAGAAGTAATAACTGCAAACTTCATTTGTTGTGGAGCACCCATGCTAGATGTAGGAGATTCAGAGGCATTAAAAAGGAATGCTGAATATAACTATAATATTATAAAGGAATATATTAAGAAAGGATATGATGTAGTGTCTCCTATCCCTACATGCACATTAATGCTTACTAAGGAATATCAGTATATCTTAGATAAGGACGCTATAAAGGTATATGATGCTATGGAGTACCTTCTTAAATTAAAGAGGGAAGGGAAAATAGAGTTAAAAGGAGAAATGCCTAAAAGTATATTTTATCATACGCCATGTCACTTAAGATACTTAGGTGTAGGATACCCTGGTGTTCAATTAATGAGAAGTCTTAAATCTAAAGTGGAAATAGCAGATAAAGGATGTTCTGGCATAGATGGAGGTTGGGGATTAAGAAACTACTCAAAGGCTAAAGTTATTGGTTCTAAAATGATGGAGGCTTTTTCTCAAAGTAATGCTGAAATCTTTGCGACTGAATGTCCACTAGCTGGATTACAAATATTTAAGGCTTCAGGGAGAAAACCTTTACATCCTATTCAAGTTTTAAAAGAGGCGATGAAGAACGATAAAAGTTGAAGAAGTTTTACCGTGGTTTGAGTACGAAAAAGTTAGAGAGGAAAGAAGGAAAAAAATTGTAGAAATTAAAAAGGAAAGAAGATTGGAGTTAGGCGACAGATTAGGAATACTATTTGAAAATAGAGATACAGTACTTCAACAAATTCAGGAAATGGTTTACCTCGATAAATTATCAAACAAAAAAGATATTGAAGAGGAAATAAATATTTATTCCTCTTGGTTGCCTTGTGGAGGAAAAGCTAAGGCTAGCCTTTATATTTATGCACAAGATGAAAAAGACTTAGAGAGAGTATTTAATGAGTTACCAGAGATTTATAATTCAATATTTTTACGCGTAGGGAAAAAACTTATTCAAGGAGAACCGGAAAGCGGAAGAAATCAAGGCCATGCATTTAGTACAGTACAATTTCTTACGTTTGATTTAGAAGGAGAAAAATCTACTGATATGGAAGTAAACGTAGTACATCAAAATTACAAAGTTAAAGTTAAGGTTCCTGAAAATCTTGCAAAAAAAGTAATAGAAGAAGCTTACGAAGAATGCTAGTACTAAACATTAAAAATCACTTTATCCTAGGCTCGACGTATTTAGTAAGAAGATAATTAATTCCTTCAACTATTATTACACCAGTTATAATAGGGTGTATAATATACACTACATTTACTCTTTCTAATACACCTAATAGCGTTGCTAATATTGCTGGAGTATGTTCTATGTTTATTAAAACACAAATACTAAATGCAATAAATGATGCTATAGTAGCCATAATTATTCCATATAAATGAAATAAAGAGAATATTAAGCCTACTAAACCACAAATTGTATATGAAAATAATATTATAATACTTCTATGCATTCTCCAATCTGGATCAGGATATTTAGTAGCAGCCGTAGCTAAAAATGGTGGAAGTATAAATTCAGTATTTGTTATGATAGTTATGGCTACTAAGATTGAAATTGAAATTATTAAGTTCAAAATAGCAACAAGTTTTTTCTTTCTAGAAGGAAAGTGCATGAAATGATATAATGGAGTTATAATAAAAAGATTTTCTCTTAATCATAAAAATAACAAAATTATTACAAATACAATAAGTTTACTGATAATGTGCAATGAAATAGCTACTTAATTTTATATTTCTGATATATAAGTATAATATAGTTTTAAATATAACTAAATTGACTTATATAAGTATACTAAAATTTATATTTAACTTTTACTCTGTTATAAAAAATATTAATTAACCTACAAAAAGAGTAAATTTTAATGATAAAAACAAAATTCTATCTTGCGTTATTTATAACTCTAATAGTAGATATTATTTTATATTCTGTTTTTCCATTTTTTAATAGAATTTATCCAGAATTATTTGGATTACCACTTTTTTACTGGTATCAAACAATTTTACTCGTAGTAAGTAGTTTAATGTTTCTAGGTATTACGCTAATATTCAAGGAGGTGGAGTAAATTGATATCAATACCTAAGTCTAATATAGATGGAATTACTTTAGGAGTTTTTCTTATTTTATTTGTAATATTTATATTTTTGGGATTTTATGGAGCTAGATGGAGAAAAGGAGACATGAATAAATTACATGAATGGGGATTAGCTGGAAGAAGACTTGGAGTATTCTTCGTATGGTTCCTAATGGGAGCAGATCTTTATACTGCATATACTTTTATTGCGGTTCCAGCAGCCCTATTTGGTATAGGTTCACTTTATTTCTTTGCAGTTCCTTATGTAGCATGGACATTTGCCATTGCTTTACTTACTATGCCAAGATTATGGACTGTTTCAAGAAATAAAGGATATGTAACTGCAGCAGATTTTGTAAAAGACAGATTTAATAGTAGAACGCTAGCTATACTAGTAGCTATAGTTGGTATAGTAGCAGAATTACCATATATAGCTCTTCAAATAGTAGGGATGAAGGCAGCACTCTCTATGTTACTTTTAGGATTAGGAATAGGAACTAGTAGTGTATCATCATTAACGTTTATTAATGAAATATCTCTTTTACTAGCTTTTGCTATCTTAGCAGCATTTACTTATACTAGCGGATTAAGAGGAGCAACATTAACAGGTGTATTCAAAGATGCGCTTATATGGTTTACTGTTATAGTTTCAATAATAGCCATTCCAATATTTATAGGCGGCTTCCACACTGCGTTTTCCGATATTAAAGCTCCGGCCAAATTCTTAACCTTACCAAGTTCATTTATTACTGCGTATTTCTCATTAGCTTTAGGAAGTGCAATAGCACTATATCTTTATCCTCATGCTATAAATGGTTCCTTGTCATCCAATAGTAAGAATCAGCTAAAATTAAGTACGTCCATGTTACCAATTTATGGTATAGGTTTAGCTTTCTTAGCATTATTCGGAATCTTAGTATACGCAGTTTCTCCGGCCTTATCTGCTATAAGTACATTAAAACCCATAATAGGAGCTTCTTCTGCAGCAGATCTAGTAGTTCCTGCTACTATTGCTTATGAGATGCCTAATTGGTTTGTAGGGATAGCTCTTGTAGGAGTATTCATAGGTGGATTAGTTCCTGCTGCAATAATGGCAATAGCCATAGCTAATTTATTTACGAGAAATATTGTAAAGGAGTTTAAGCCATTATCTGAGAAAGCGGAATCAAGCATGGCAAAATGGGTATCTGTAGTATTCAAATTCCTTGCTTTAGGTTTCGTATTTGCAGTGCCAGGATATGCTATAACGTTACAATTACTTGGAGGTATAATAGTAGCTCAAGCTCTACCTCCAGTCTTTTTAGGGTTATATACTAATAAACTGGAAAAACGATCTTTAATAGCGGGACTTATTGCTGGCGTAGTATCTGGAATAGGCCTATACTATTACTCTCATGGAGTATTTATGAAAACACCTATAGGGTTAATATATATTGCACTAATAGCACTAATTATAAACTTAGCAATATCTGGGATAGGAAGTCTAATAGCTTATTCCATGGGATGGAGACCCAAAATAATTGTAAAAGACGAGGAAATTATGAAATCATTATAACTATTTAAATGTATGTTAAAGTTTTTTTAATTTATGATTATATTCGTCTTTAACGGAGTTTACATTCATGAATATAAAAATTATATCTAATGAAGGCGGTGTTGGAAAATCTACATTAGCTTTAATAATAGCGAAGTCATTAGCGTTAAAATCTAAAAAAGTAGCATTGCTCGACATGGATCTGCTCGGATATCCTTCTTGGGTTATAGGAGTAGAAGGGAATGGGATTATAACTACGCTATTAAAAAATAAAGATTATAAACACGCTATAAAAGAAATTGAAATTGGAAAAGGATCTATAACTACACTAAAACTCTTTGATGGAAAGGAAATAACAGATTTAGACCGCAATATCCTAATAGAAGCCATGAATATAATTAACGATACTCTAAGAAATTTTAAGTATGTAATTACAGATACTCCTACAATGTCATTTAGAGAGAGAATAAAACAATTGGAACCAGAAGGGAAGTCTTTGATGATAACCAGATATAGCTCCGAAATACCCAGTGTAACTGATAGTGATACACTAGGAATAATAGTTAACATGGTACCCGATAATTTCAAAACATTCTCTAAGCATATTAAAAACGAAATAGTTATTCCTTTCTACGAGCAGTTATTTAATTTCTCTGGAAATATTAATGAAATACCAATTTTTGATGAGATAAGTAAGATAGAAACTATGTTTGAATCTTCTTAATCAAATCTATATATTGTTTTATTGTCTGAATACCTTTTTCTGTTATCTCTATAATAGTTCTTGGACCTGATAATGTAGGAACTTTTTTAACTGTTATAAGTCCACTCTCTTCCAGAACTTGAAGATGCATAAATAAAGAGCTCTTAGAGATTCCTGAGGATCTTTGAAGATCTGAAAAAGTGGATTTACCTAGAATATAAAGTGATAAAAGTATTCCCAGTCTGGCTGAATTCGATAAAGTAGGATCGTTTAAAAGTTCCATTATTTTCTTAAGTTCATCAGTCACTCTCTATTACCTCCATTAATGATTTATATCCAGCAAATATCCATGAAATACCAAAAATCATCGAGAAAAACTCTATAAATCTTGTTTCACTTAATGTCATTAGCATGGTAAATGTGATTAATGCCAAGATATCATAGTATTTTATTCCGTTAGCTGTTTTATATAAGAAATAAAGAGATATATCTACAGAAATTGCATATAAAGTTGAACCAAAGATTAGGAATATAATGTTAAAAAAGAAAGCTCCAACACCTAAGAATACAAAAGAAATAATAAGAAGAAATGGATAAATGTAATATTCGAAGATATGTATTTTTCTTGAATTTTCGCCAAAAATTGAAATAAAATTATTCAATATTTTCCTAGCTTTCCTAAAAAAACGTATTGATAGTAATATGTAAAAAATAAGTATGCCAGTAA
This genomic window contains:
- a CDS encoding heterodisulfide reductase-related iron-sulfur binding cluster, whose amino-acid sequence is MYSLNKDNPDFFNQTKLQSEFIRQASVCHGCRRCFNYCPVFPKLFKFTDQKGPKALTLDDLFDISPDCFHCNMCYVNCPFTPPNDLNMDFAHLMSWGWLFYRSKTGIPLKDRIFEMLDFAGFVRPLSRNMVKGLISEGAPELRVAEKGFLSNFKRKDIQNPKARVVLFHTCLVENFYPEIGEDLVEVYNKLGIEVITANFICCGAPMLDVGDSEALKRNAEYNYNIIKEYIKKGYDVVSPIPTCTLMLTKEYQYILDKDAIKVYDAMEYLLKLKREGKIELKGEMPKSIFYHTPCHLRYLGVGYPGVQLMRSLKSKVEIADKGCSGIDGGWGLRNYSKAKVIGSKMMEAFSQSNAEIFATECPLAGLQIFKASGRKPLHPIQVLKEAMKNDKS
- a CDS encoding DUF3501 family protein gives rise to the protein MKVEEVLPWFEYEKVREERRKKIVEIKKERRLELGDRLGILFENRDTVLQQIQEMVYLDKLSNKKDIEEEINIYSSWLPCGGKAKASLYIYAQDEKDLERVFNELPEIYNSIFLRVGKKLIQGEPESGRNQGHAFSTVQFLTFDLEGEKSTDMEVNVVHQNYKVKVKVPENLAKKVIEEAYEEC
- a CDS encoding HPP family protein — its product is MHFPSRKKKLVAILNLIISISILVAITIITNTEFILPPFLATAATKYPDPDWRMHRSIIILFSYTICGLVGLIFSLFHLYGIIMATIASFIAFSICVLINIEHTPAILATLLGVLERVNVVYIIHPIITGVIIVEGINYLLTKYVEPRIK
- a CDS encoding DUF3311 domain-containing protein, which codes for MIKTKFYLALFITLIVDIILYSVFPFFNRIYPELFGLPLFYWYQTILLVVSSLMFLGITLIFKEVE
- a CDS encoding sodium:solute symporter family protein, whose translation is MPKSNIDGITLGVFLILFVIFIFLGFYGARWRKGDMNKLHEWGLAGRRLGVFFVWFLMGADLYTAYTFIAVPAALFGIGSLYFFAVPYVAWTFAIALLTMPRLWTVSRNKGYVTAADFVKDRFNSRTLAILVAIVGIVAELPYIALQIVGMKAALSMLLLGLGIGTSSVSSLTFINEISLLLAFAILAAFTYTSGLRGATLTGVFKDALIWFTVIVSIIAIPIFIGGFHTAFSDIKAPAKFLTLPSSFITAYFSLALGSAIALYLYPHAINGSLSSNSKNQLKLSTSMLPIYGIGLAFLALFGILVYAVSPALSAISTLKPIIGASSAADLVVPATIAYEMPNWFVGIALVGVFIGGLVPAAIMAIAIANLFTRNIVKEFKPLSEKAESSMAKWVSVVFKFLALGFVFAVPGYAITLQLLGGIIVAQALPPVFLGLYTNKLEKRSLIAGLIAGVVSGIGLYYYSHGVFMKTPIGLIYIALIALIINLAISGIGSLIAYSMGWRPKIIVKDEEIMKSL
- a CDS encoding P-loop NTPase, translating into MNIKIISNEGGVGKSTLALIIAKSLALKSKKVALLDMDLLGYPSWVIGVEGNGIITTLLKNKDYKHAIKEIEIGKGSITTLKLFDGKEITDLDRNILIEAMNIINDTLRNFKYVITDTPTMSFRERIKQLEPEGKSLMITRYSSEIPSVTDSDTLGIIVNMVPDNFKTFSKHIKNEIVIPFYEQLFNFSGNINEIPIFDEISKIETMFESS
- a CDS encoding transcriptional regulator, whose translation is MTDELKKIMELLNDPTLSNSARLGILLSLYILGKSTFSDLQRSSGISKSSLFMHLQVLEESGLITVKKVPTLSGPRTIIEITEKGIQTIKQYIDLIKKIQT